From Pseudomonas sp. AN-1:
GCCGCCCTCCTGGATGAAGGCGCGGTCGATGCGCCCGTCCGGGAAGCGCTCGCGTAGGCGCGCGATCAGCCCGGCATCCCAGCAGGCGTGCACCAGGCGGAAGCGCCCGGCGTCGAGGAACATCGGCAGCTCGTACATCCAGGCGAGAAAGTCGTGCCAGTCGCCCGGATAGTCCTCGAACTGCGCCAGGGTCTCGCGGATGAGCCGCTCGTGGCGCGGGACGTGCTCGCGGGCGAAGGTCCGCCCGCTGCCGGGCAGCGCCGGGGTGGTCCAGCCGAGCGCGTACCACTCGTGGTTGCCGAGCAGGCACAGGGCCTGGCCGGCGGCCACCATGTCGTGCACCAGGTGCATGGCCTCGCGGATGTGCGGGCCGCGGTCGAGGATGTCGCCGAGGAACAGCACCATGCGCTGCGGGTGGCGCCAGACGCCGCCCTGGCGGCGGTAGCCGAGGCCGGCCAGCAGGCGTTCGAGGGCTCGCGCGCAGCCATGCACGTCACCGATCAGGTCGTAGCTGCGCGCCGGGTCGAGCAGCACTAGTCATGCCCTCCGAGCCGGCTGCCCCAGCCCAGCTTGGTCCGGCAGACCTCGTAGTAGTTGTGCTCCAGCGGATGGATCAGCTGCAGCTTCTGCGCCTTCTTGCGGATGGTCAGGGTGTCGCCGGGGGCGCAGGTGAAGTGGTTCTGGCCGTCACAGGACACCAGCGGGTAGATCTGCATGTCCGAGGCGATCACCACCTTCAGCTCGCTGTTGCCGTCGACCACGATCGGCCGGCTGGACAGGGTGTGCGGGTACATCGGCACGATGACGATGGCGTCCAGCTTGGGGTGCATGATCGGGCCGCCAGCCGACAGCGCGTAGGCGGTGGAGCCGGTGGGGGTGGAGACGATCAGGCCGTCGGCCTTCTGGCTGCAGACGAACTGGCCGTCGATGTACATCTCGAACTCGATCATCCGCGTCGACTTGCCGGGGTGCAGCACCACGTCGTTGAGCGCGTCGCTCTGGCCGATCGACTCCAGGCCGCGGCGCACGTGGGCCTCGAGCAGGAAGCGGCTCTCCAGCAGGTAGCGCCCGGCGAGCACCTCGCTGACCCGGACCTCGAGCTCGTCGGGACGGATGTCGGTGAGAAAGCCCAGGCTGCCGCGGTTGATGCCCAGCACCGGGGTGCCGTGACGGGCCATGGCGCGGGCGGCGCCGAGCAGGCTGCCGTCGCCGCCGACCACGATGACCAGGTCGCAGATCTCGCCCATCAGCTTGCGCGTGCAGGTCTGCATGCCATGGCCGGGCAGCATCTCGGCGATGCTCTCCTCGAGGATCACGTGCAGGTTGCGCTCGCCGAGGAAACGTTTCAGGCGACGAATGGTGTCGAGCACCTGCGAGCTGCCCAGGCGCCCGATGATGCCGATGTTGCGGAACTGCTCCATGAGATCCTGCCGGCTGCTGTCTGCGGAAGGCCCGATTATGGGGGATGCGCCGGGCGCCGGGCAAACCGCGACAGGCCCGAGCGCCAGCGGCTATGCTCGCCGGCATGAGCCCGTTCGCCGATCTTCTGCCCCTGCTCCCCGAGCTGCGCCAGCCGGCCGTGCGCGACCTGGCCTGGACCCTGCTCAGCCCTCCGCTGCTCGACGCGGTGGACGGCTTTCGCCCGCGCCACCCGCTGAGCGCCAGCGGCTGGGCGGCGCATCCCCACGTGCTCGAGCTGTGGC
This genomic window contains:
- a CDS encoding metallophosphoesterase — protein: MLDPARSYDLIGDVHGCARALERLLAGLGYRRQGGVWRHPQRMVLFLGDILDRGPHIREAMHLVHDMVAAGQALCLLGNHEWYALGWTTPALPGSGRTFAREHVPRHERLIRETLAQFEDYPGDWHDFLAWMYELPMFLDAGRFRLVHACWDAGLIARLRERFPDGRIDRAFIQEGGDPHSFAAHCFQRLLRGIDMPLPQGLTLTSSDGFTRSVFRTKFWEEDPQTYGDIVFQPDALPDEVANLPLTNAQKAALLRYGEDEPMLFVGHYWCNGTPAPLRPNLACLDYSAVRRGKLVAYRLDQETRLDPNKFFWVEVKRLEADT
- a CDS encoding NAD(+) kinase, giving the protein MEQFRNIGIIGRLGSSQVLDTIRRLKRFLGERNLHVILEESIAEMLPGHGMQTCTRKLMGEICDLVIVVGGDGSLLGAARAMARHGTPVLGINRGSLGFLTDIRPDELEVRVSEVLAGRYLLESRFLLEAHVRRGLESIGQSDALNDVVLHPGKSTRMIEFEMYIDGQFVCSQKADGLIVSTPTGSTAYALSAGGPIMHPKLDAIVIVPMYPHTLSSRPIVVDGNSELKVVIASDMQIYPLVSCDGQNHFTCAPGDTLTIRKKAQKLQLIHPLEHNYYEVCRTKLGWGSRLGGHD